The Vescimonas coprocola genome includes a window with the following:
- the ade gene encoding adenine deaminase translates to MSVKESYAGKINRKLNKKLHVIDVAAGRAPADLVLKNATYVNVFSNELCHGDIAVAEGLIVGMGEYHGKVEVDVSGKLVLPGFIDAHIHLESSLVSPTEFAKAVLPHGTTTVITDPHEIANVMGTDGIEYMLQATEDLPVDVRFMLPSCVPATPLDESGANLDYRAIDSFYDHPRVQGLAEMMNYVGVVNGDGQVVEKIVASQAHHKKIDGHAPGLSGKDLNAYIAAGVYSDHECSDMEDAMNKLRLGQYIMIREGTAARNLEALMPLLTSQYVDRCMFCTDDKHPNDLLEKGHIDYIVKKAISLGADPIVAVKAACHNAARYFLLNNRGAIAPGYLGDFVIIDDFQHFEIEMVYKRGVLMYDGQLRDFPAPEIDPYLVKRAHDTFHVAHLTAEDFSDGRPHAVIGMIPGEIVTQDAGYADHADPEQDILKIAVIERHKNTHHIGLGYIKGYGLKRGAVATSISHDSHNIIVVGATDEDMAAAANRIVENRGGITVMENGQVLGEVTLSIAGIMSDDSLVMVNSALEDAKDEAFGLGVSRGIDPFMTLSFMALPVIPSLRITTRGVFDVSSQRYI, encoded by the coding sequence ATGTCTGTCAAGGAAAGCTATGCCGGCAAGATCAACCGTAAGCTCAACAAGAAGCTCCACGTCATCGACGTGGCGGCGGGCCGGGCTCCGGCGGATCTGGTGCTGAAAAACGCCACTTACGTCAACGTATTCTCCAATGAGCTGTGTCACGGGGACATCGCCGTGGCAGAGGGTCTCATTGTAGGTATGGGCGAATACCACGGCAAGGTGGAGGTGGACGTGTCCGGCAAGCTGGTGCTGCCCGGCTTCATCGACGCTCACATCCATCTGGAGAGCTCTCTGGTGAGTCCCACGGAGTTTGCCAAGGCGGTGCTGCCCCACGGCACCACCACCGTCATCACCGACCCCCATGAGATCGCCAACGTCATGGGTACCGACGGCATCGAGTATATGCTGCAGGCCACGGAGGACCTGCCGGTGGACGTGCGCTTCATGCTGCCCTCCTGCGTCCCCGCCACGCCGCTGGACGAGTCCGGCGCCAATCTGGATTACCGTGCCATCGACTCCTTCTATGACCATCCCCGTGTGCAGGGACTGGCGGAGATGATGAACTATGTGGGCGTGGTCAACGGCGACGGTCAGGTGGTGGAGAAGATCGTGGCCTCTCAGGCCCACCATAAGAAGATCGACGGCCATGCGCCGGGCCTTTCCGGCAAGGATCTCAACGCCTACATCGCCGCCGGCGTCTACTCCGACCACGAGTGCTCCGATATGGAGGACGCCATGAATAAGCTGCGTCTTGGCCAGTACATCATGATCCGTGAGGGTACGGCCGCCCGGAATCTGGAGGCTCTCATGCCCCTGCTCACCAGCCAGTACGTGGATCGCTGTATGTTCTGCACCGACGACAAGCACCCCAACGACCTCCTGGAAAAGGGCCACATCGACTACATCGTCAAAAAGGCTATCTCCCTGGGGGCCGACCCCATCGTTGCCGTGAAGGCCGCCTGCCACAACGCCGCTCGGTACTTCCTGCTGAACAACCGTGGTGCCATTGCCCCCGGCTATTTGGGCGACTTCGTCATCATCGACGACTTCCAACACTTCGAGATCGAGATGGTCTATAAACGTGGTGTCCTCATGTACGACGGTCAGTTGCGGGACTTCCCCGCCCCGGAGATCGACCCCTATCTGGTGAAGCGGGCTCACGACACCTTCCATGTGGCCCACCTGACGGCGGAGGACTTCTCCGACGGCCGTCCCCACGCCGTCATCGGTATGATCCCCGGTGAGATCGTCACTCAGGATGCCGGCTACGCCGACCACGCCGACCCGGAGCAGGACATTCTGAAGATCGCCGTTATCGAGCGGCATAAGAACACCCACCACATCGGCTTGGGCTACATCAAGGGCTACGGCCTGAAGCGTGGCGCCGTAGCCACCTCCATCAGCCACGACAGCCACAACATCATCGTGGTGGGTGCCACCGACGAGGATATGGCCGCCGCCGCCAACCGCATCGTGGAGAACCGTGGCGGCATCACCGTCATGGAGAACGGTCAGGTGCTGGGCGAGGTGACGCTGTCCATCGCCGGCATCATGTCCGACGACAGTCTGGTGATGGTGAACAGCGCTCTGGAGGATGCCAAGGACGAGGCCTTCGGTTTGGGCGTCTCCCGTGGCATCGACCCCTTCATGACCCTGAGCTTCATGGCCCTTCCGGTGATCCCTTCTCTGCGGATCACCACCCGTGGTGTGTTCGATGTCTCCAGTCAGCGTTATATCTGA
- a CDS encoding glutamine synthetase III family protein — protein MNEKNVRSIPELFGSMVFSQAQMRQRLPERVYDAWQQCLIQGTSLDRSIADEIAAAMKDWAIEKGATHYTHWFQPMTGFTAEKHDSFIAPNVPGTILMELSGKELSQGEADASSFPSGGLRATFEARGYTAWDPTSYAFIKDQTLYIPTIFCSYGGETLDKKTPLLRSMKQLDTQAVRILRLFGNTTVQHVTAQVGPEQEYFLIDKSMYRRREDLMLCGRTLFGAKPPKGQELDDHYYGAIKPRVAAFMHELDQELWQVGVLAKTEHNEVAPAQHEIAPVYSDANSACDHNQLTMEFLKKVADRHDLVCLLHEKPFAGVNGSGKHDNWSLATDTGENLLKPGRTPSQNAQFLLFLAAFIKGVDEYQEMLRCCVSYPGNDHRLGGNEAPPAIVSIFLGDELTAILRSIIDGTAYVDITKKKLEIGVDTLPELPQDTTDRNRTSPLAFTGNKFEFRMLGSSQSIASPNVVLNTIMADELKQFADRLERAESFHQALQELLRDTFRDHQRIIFDGNGYDDDWVQEAKRRGLSNLRDTVDCMPAYIDEKNVALFSRFGILTPEEMHARYEIHLENYCKVTAIEAATLRDMTLRGILPAVTRYTGDLAKGVVRKRQAEMATPCRVENYLVAQLDALSGDLLDACQAMSRALEAAPAADAGIDAARYYRDQVASRLEEMRSIIDRMEPLVGADYWPYPTYADILFSV, from the coding sequence ATGAACGAGAAGAATGTACGAAGCATCCCGGAGCTTTTTGGCAGCATGGTATTCAGCCAGGCTCAGATGCGACAGCGTCTGCCGGAACGGGTCTATGACGCATGGCAGCAGTGCCTGATCCAAGGAACTTCTCTGGATCGCTCCATCGCCGACGAGATCGCCGCCGCCATGAAGGACTGGGCCATCGAAAAGGGCGCTACCCACTACACCCACTGGTTCCAGCCCATGACGGGCTTTACCGCCGAGAAGCACGACAGCTTCATCGCCCCCAACGTCCCCGGCACCATTTTGATGGAGCTGTCCGGCAAGGAACTGTCGCAGGGTGAGGCGGACGCCTCCAGCTTCCCCTCCGGCGGTCTGCGGGCCACCTTCGAGGCCCGTGGTTATACGGCGTGGGATCCCACGTCCTATGCCTTCATCAAGGATCAGACCCTGTATATCCCCACCATCTTCTGCTCCTACGGCGGCGAGACGCTGGATAAAAAGACGCCTCTGCTGCGCTCCATGAAGCAGCTGGATACGCAGGCCGTCCGCATCCTGCGGCTGTTCGGCAACACCACGGTGCAGCACGTTACCGCTCAGGTGGGGCCGGAACAGGAATACTTCCTCATTGACAAATCCATGTATCGCCGCCGGGAGGATCTGATGCTCTGCGGCCGCACGCTGTTCGGTGCCAAGCCTCCCAAGGGGCAGGAGCTGGACGACCACTACTACGGCGCCATCAAGCCCCGTGTGGCGGCCTTTATGCACGAGCTGGATCAGGAGCTGTGGCAGGTGGGCGTGCTGGCCAAGACGGAGCACAACGAGGTGGCGCCCGCCCAGCACGAGATCGCCCCGGTGTACTCCGACGCCAACAGCGCCTGCGACCACAATCAGTTGACCATGGAGTTTCTGAAGAAGGTGGCCGACCGCCACGATCTGGTGTGCCTGCTTCACGAAAAGCCCTTTGCCGGGGTCAACGGCAGCGGCAAGCACGACAACTGGTCGCTGGCCACGGATACCGGTGAGAACCTCCTCAAGCCCGGACGTACCCCCAGTCAGAACGCCCAGTTTCTGCTGTTTCTGGCGGCCTTTATCAAGGGCGTGGACGAGTATCAGGAGATGCTGCGCTGCTGCGTGTCCTATCCCGGCAACGATCACCGGCTGGGCGGCAACGAGGCGCCTCCCGCCATTGTGTCTATCTTCCTTGGCGACGAGCTGACGGCCATCCTCCGCTCCATCATCGACGGCACGGCCTATGTGGACATCACCAAGAAGAAGCTGGAGATCGGCGTGGACACCCTGCCGGAGCTGCCGCAGGATACCACCGACCGCAACCGCACCTCCCCGCTGGCCTTTACCGGCAACAAGTTCGAGTTCCGGATGTTGGGCTCCTCCCAGTCCATCGCCAGCCCCAATGTGGTGCTCAACACCATCATGGCCGACGAACTGAAGCAGTTTGCCGACCGGCTGGAGCGGGCGGAGAGCTTCCATCAGGCCCTGCAGGAGCTGCTGCGGGATACCTTCCGGGATCACCAGCGCATTATCTTCGACGGTAACGGCTACGACGACGACTGGGTACAGGAGGCCAAGCGCCGGGGGCTGAGCAATCTGCGGGACACCGTGGACTGTATGCCCGCCTACATCGACGAGAAGAATGTGGCGCTGTTTTCCCGCTTCGGCATCCTGACGCCGGAGGAGATGCACGCCCGGTATGAGATCCATCTGGAGAATTACTGCAAGGTCACGGCCATTGAGGCCGCTACCCTGCGGGATATGACCCTGCGGGGCATCCTGCCCGCCGTCACCCGCTACACCGGCGATCTGGCCAAGGGCGTTGTGAGGAAGCGGCAGGCGGAGATGGCCACTCCCTGCCGGGTGGAGAACTATCTGGTGGCGCAGCTGGACGCCCTCAGCGGCGACCTGCTGGACGCCTGCCAGGCTATGAGCCGGGCGCTGGAGGCCGCTCCCGCCGCCGATGCCGGCATCGACGCCGCCCGGTACTACCGGGATCAGGTGGCCTCCCGGCTGGAGGAGATGCGGAGCATCATCGACCGCATGGAGCCGCTGGTGGGGGCCGACTACTGGCCCTATCCCACCTATGCAGACATCCTGTTCTCCGTGTAA
- a CDS encoding pyridoxamine 5'-phosphate oxidase family protein — protein sequence MLRKDRERDAAFAWEVFQKAPYATLSLTDEVGKPYAIPISPVVDEAYHVVYFHCAGHGEKWELLAKNPPVCLSAVSYAAAIPNEFSMAYASAVLHGRAEVVTDEAEQVKAMLLLCTAYDPKGMGRFSEYMEKYMSATRVVRIVPETVTGKSYAAPEKESHGCGGHH from the coding sequence ATGCTGCGAAAGGATCGGGAGCGGGATGCCGCCTTTGCCTGGGAGGTATTCCAGAAGGCTCCCTATGCCACCCTGTCTCTGACGGATGAGGTGGGGAAGCCCTACGCCATCCCCATCTCCCCGGTGGTGGATGAGGCGTACCATGTAGTGTATTTCCACTGCGCCGGTCACGGCGAGAAGTGGGAGCTGCTGGCGAAAAACCCGCCGGTATGCCTGTCGGCAGTCTCCTATGCGGCGGCCATCCCCAACGAGTTCTCCATGGCCTATGCCTCGGCGGTGCTTCATGGCCGTGCGGAGGTGGTCACCGATGAAGCGGAGCAGGTGAAGGCCATGCTGCTGCTGTGTACCGCCTATGACCCCAAGGGCATGGGCCGGTTCAGCGAGTATATGGAAAAATATATGTCGGCCACCCGTGTGGTGAGGATCGTACCGGAGACGGTGACGGGAAAGAGCTACGCCGCCCCGGAGAAGGAGTCCCACGGCTGCGGCGGCCACCACTAA
- a CDS encoding stage II sporulation protein M has protein sequence MDWLEQQRTRLHGFYRTEYRYSLRITAIAFGALIPLGFAGSLLLPDLADQLFLQFAQQMAELGIMDTTGRVDVLALFGNNVRATVFSIAYGFIPFIYLPALSIGINSLLLGLFAGVYVNNGISLLAYFAGIVPHGIFELPALILALSSGIYLCRKVTDYVRHNEKGVMGPLMKDLLRLFVMHIIPLLMAAAVIEAYVTPQLLKLFL, from the coding sequence ATGGACTGGCTGGAACAGCAGCGCACCCGGCTGCACGGATTTTACCGCACGGAGTACCGCTACTCCCTCCGCATCACCGCCATCGCCTTCGGCGCACTGATCCCGCTGGGCTTTGCCGGCAGCCTGCTGCTGCCGGATCTGGCAGACCAGCTGTTCCTGCAGTTCGCCCAGCAGATGGCGGAGCTGGGCATCATGGACACCACCGGCCGGGTGGATGTGCTGGCGCTGTTCGGCAACAACGTCCGGGCGACGGTGTTCAGCATCGCCTACGGCTTTATCCCCTTTATCTATCTCCCGGCCCTGTCCATCGGCATCAACTCCCTGCTGCTGGGGCTGTTTGCCGGGGTGTACGTCAACAACGGCATCTCCCTGCTGGCGTATTTTGCGGGCATCGTCCCCCACGGCATTTTCGAGTTGCCGGCCCTGATCCTGGCCCTCAGCAGCGGCATCTATCTCTGCCGCAAGGTCACAGACTACGTCCGGCACAACGAAAAGGGCGTTATGGGTCCCCTGATGAAGGATCTGCTGCGCCTGTTCGTCATGCACATCATCCCACTGCTGATGGCAGCGGCGGTGATAGAGGCCTATGTGACACCGCAGCTTTTGAAGCTGTTTCTGTAA
- the spoIIP gene encoding stage II sporulation protein P has translation MKQIHIRRFLSLLLAALTLWAAAVTAGSDSAAAALQQLRQGSRLPQQALRWELGDFFGLDSLSAVTVMTLAQSPLLLAGRSTVAALLSAGVTRDPPEPAAPESPDTPSPSADPSLTDGLTFADNGVPAQTTAPTSSKGYTVVNGVYLKNSSGTELDADALADGSFAAQLTDDGPQVLIVHSHGSEAYTMPAGQEYTPTGSFRTDNDACNVVRVGDEIAAALSERGISVLHDRTLHDVPDYNDAYPHSLASVEDYMEKYPSLVFVLDVHRDAVSDADGNQYKLVSAEEPHAAQMSFIMGNAYDGWQENLKLAIAIQQNLSADYPTLMRPITMLNYRYNQFVSPGAMLLEVGAAGNSLDEALYAARLFAQGFADTLQS, from the coding sequence ATGAAACAGATCCATATACGCCGATTCCTGTCCCTGCTGCTGGCGGCGCTGACTCTGTGGGCCGCCGCCGTCACCGCCGGGAGCGATTCTGCCGCCGCAGCCCTCCAGCAGCTGCGGCAGGGCAGCCGCCTGCCCCAGCAGGCGCTGCGCTGGGAGCTGGGGGACTTCTTCGGTCTGGACTCCCTGTCCGCCGTCACGGTGATGACGCTGGCCCAGTCCCCCCTGCTGCTGGCAGGCCGCAGCACTGTGGCAGCTCTGCTCTCCGCCGGCGTGACCAGAGATCCGCCGGAGCCTGCGGCCCCGGAGTCGCCGGATACGCCCTCCCCCTCCGCAGATCCCTCCCTCACCGACGGCCTGACCTTTGCCGACAACGGTGTCCCCGCCCAAACCACCGCTCCTACCTCCTCCAAGGGGTACACCGTGGTCAACGGCGTATATCTGAAAAACTCCTCCGGTACGGAGCTGGATGCTGATGCTCTCGCCGACGGCAGCTTTGCCGCCCAGCTCACCGATGACGGCCCGCAGGTGCTCATCGTCCACAGCCACGGCAGCGAGGCCTACACCATGCCCGCCGGGCAGGAATACACCCCCACCGGCAGCTTCCGCACCGACAACGATGCCTGCAACGTGGTGCGGGTAGGCGACGAGATCGCCGCCGCCCTGTCGGAGCGTGGCATTTCCGTCCTCCACGACCGCACCCTTCACGACGTGCCGGACTACAACGACGCCTACCCCCACAGTCTGGCTTCCGTGGAGGATTACATGGAGAAATACCCCTCTCTGGTGTTCGTGCTGGATGTCCACCGGGACGCCGTCTCCGACGCCGACGGCAACCAGTACAAGCTGGTCAGCGCCGAGGAGCCCCACGCCGCCCAGATGAGTTTTATTATGGGCAACGCTTACGACGGCTGGCAGGAGAATCTGAAGCTGGCCATAGCCATTCAGCAGAACCTCAGCGCCGACTATCCTACCCTCATGCGGCCTATTACGATGCTGAACTACCGCTATAACCAGTTCGTCAGTCCCGGCGCCATGCTGCTGGAGGTGGGAGCCGCCGGCAACTCGCTGGACGAGGCCCTTTACGCCGCCCGTCTCTTTGCACAGGGCTTTGCCGACACGCTGCAAAGCTGA
- the gltX gene encoding glutamate--tRNA ligase produces the protein MTLDHSYFEEMEAKIPHGKVRTRFAPSPTGYMHVGNLRTALYTWLIARSHDGTFILRIEDTDQSRQVEGAVDVIYRTMAECGLTHDEGPDVGGPVAPYIQSQRRDTYGKYARLLVEKGGAYYCFCEKTESEEDSGEFDRAADPCRELTAQQVQEKLEAGLPYVIRQRIPAGTTTFHDAIFGDITVDNSTLDDQVLLKRDGLPTYNFANVIDDHLMGITHVVRGSEYLASAPKYNLLYEAFGWEVPTYVHCSPVMRDAQNKMSKRHGDPSYEDLKAEGYLTEAILNYVALLGWSPKGELAEQELFTLPELVKAFDMTGISKSPAIFDRQKLDHFNAVYLRGMAPEAFAKAAEPYIRQTVTDPRFDTAAIAALLQARCEKLTDIPEKVDFFDALPEYPVDYYTNKKSKTNPDVSRAMLEAVIPVLEGLTEWTDEAIHDALVDLAQRLEVKNATLMWPVRIAAAGKLVTPGGAVEICRILGKDETLRRLNAGLAMLGA, from the coding sequence ATGACACTGGATCACAGCTATTTCGAGGAAATGGAGGCCAAGATCCCCCACGGAAAGGTCCGCACCCGGTTCGCCCCCTCCCCCACCGGCTATATGCACGTGGGCAATCTGCGGACGGCGCTGTACACCTGGCTCATCGCCCGCAGCCACGACGGCACGTTTATCCTGCGGATCGAGGACACCGACCAGAGCCGTCAGGTGGAGGGCGCTGTGGATGTCATCTACCGCACCATGGCCGAGTGCGGCCTGACCCATGACGAGGGCCCGGACGTAGGCGGCCCCGTGGCCCCCTATATCCAGTCCCAGCGCCGGGACACCTACGGAAAGTACGCCCGGCTGCTGGTGGAAAAGGGCGGCGCCTACTACTGCTTCTGCGAAAAGACGGAGTCTGAGGAGGATTCCGGGGAATTTGACCGGGCCGCCGATCCCTGCCGGGAGTTGACGGCCCAGCAGGTGCAGGAAAAGCTGGAGGCAGGTCTGCCCTACGTCATCCGCCAGCGTATCCCCGCCGGAACCACCACCTTCCACGACGCCATTTTCGGGGACATCACCGTGGACAACAGCACGCTGGACGATCAGGTGCTGCTGAAGCGGGACGGTCTGCCCACCTATAACTTCGCCAACGTCATCGACGACCACCTGATGGGCATCACCCATGTGGTGCGGGGCAGCGAGTATCTGGCCTCCGCCCCAAAGTATAACCTGCTGTATGAGGCCTTCGGCTGGGAGGTCCCCACCTATGTTCACTGCTCCCCCGTCATGCGGGACGCTCAGAACAAGATGTCCAAGCGCCACGGCGATCCCTCCTATGAGGATCTGAAGGCGGAGGGCTATCTCACCGAGGCCATCCTCAACTATGTGGCCCTGCTGGGCTGGAGCCCCAAGGGGGAGTTGGCGGAACAGGAGCTGTTCACCCTGCCGGAGTTGGTGAAGGCCTTTGACATGACGGGCATCTCCAAGTCTCCCGCCATTTTCGACCGGCAGAAGCTGGATCACTTCAACGCCGTCTATCTGCGGGGCATGGCCCCGGAGGCCTTCGCCAAGGCCGCCGAGCCCTACATCCGCCAGACGGTGACAGACCCCCGATTCGACACCGCCGCCATCGCCGCTCTTTTGCAGGCCCGGTGCGAGAAGCTCACGGACATCCCGGAGAAGGTGGACTTCTTCGATGCCCTGCCGGAGTATCCCGTGGACTACTATACCAATAAGAAATCCAAGACCAACCCCGACGTCTCCCGTGCCATGCTGGAGGCGGTCATCCCCGTGCTGGAGGGCCTGACGGAGTGGACGGACGAGGCCATTCACGACGCACTGGTTGATCTGGCGCAGCGGCTGGAGGTGAAGAACGCCACCCTCATGTGGCCTGTCCGCATCGCCGCCGCCGGTAAGCTGGTGACCCCCGGCGGAGCCGTGGAGATCTGCCGCATTCTGGGCAAAGATGAGACGCTGCGCCGCCTGAACGCCGGTCTCGCCATGCTGGGGGCATGA
- a CDS encoding PadR family transcriptional regulator, whose protein sequence is MTGKAGAPLTEAMFYVLMALRRGEVCGTEIAAWTERCTEGRVRLGPGTLYTILGRFLEEGFIQETSVQGRQRNYRLTEKGQRAYRNERLRLRLCLADAEREDAGERL, encoded by the coding sequence ATGACAGGAAAAGCGGGCGCACCGCTGACGGAGGCCATGTTCTACGTGCTGATGGCGCTGCGGCGGGGAGAGGTGTGTGGCACGGAGATCGCCGCATGGACGGAGCGGTGTACGGAGGGGCGGGTCCGTCTGGGGCCGGGGACGCTGTATACCATCTTGGGGCGTTTTCTGGAGGAGGGCTTCATTCAGGAGACGTCGGTGCAGGGACGGCAGCGGAACTATCGGTTGACGGAGAAGGGGCAGCGGGCGTACCGGAATGAACGGCTGCGTCTGCGGTTGTGTCTGGCGGATGCGGAAAGGGAGGATGCGGGGGAGAGACTATGA
- a CDS encoding phosphoribosyltransferase family protein, with protein MTYSMTVAGLQRELPICKVADDLYIGAFICFGDAELTVACARDLLKLVENEEYDYLFTAEAKSIPLIHEMARQSGAKKYFIARKGPKAYMPDPIHVEDRSITTAGVQKLYLGRDDADMIRGKRIVLMDDVISTGGSLHAMEELVKLAGGIVVDRIAVLAEGDAQQRKDIQYLAPLPVFNADGTVK; from the coding sequence ATGACCTATTCCATGACCGTGGCGGGCCTGCAGCGGGAACTTCCCATCTGCAAGGTTGCGGATGATCTGTATATCGGTGCATTCATCTGTTTCGGTGATGCGGAGCTGACGGTGGCCTGCGCCCGTGACCTGCTGAAGCTGGTGGAGAATGAGGAGTACGACTACCTCTTCACCGCCGAGGCCAAGAGCATCCCCTTGATTCACGAAATGGCCCGGCAGTCCGGCGCCAAGAAGTACTTCATCGCCCGGAAGGGCCCCAAGGCCTATATGCCCGATCCCATCCATGTGGAGGATCGCTCCATCACCACCGCCGGGGTGCAGAAGCTGTATCTGGGTCGGGACGACGCCGACATGATCCGTGGCAAGCGCATCGTGCTGATGGACGATGTGATCTCCACCGGCGGCAGCCTCCACGCCATGGAGGAGCTGGTGAAGCTGGCCGGCGGCATCGTGGTGGACCGCATCGCCGTGCTGGCCGAGGGCGACGCCCAGCAGCGCAAGGACATCCAGTATCTGGCTCCGCTGCCGGTGTTCAACGCCGACGGTACGGTGAAGTAA
- a CDS encoding phosphatase PAP2 family protein produces MDILYALEKIRTPFWNGVMSAVTQLGGEVIFIVAAVVVFWCVSKWEGYYLMTIAFCGTVLNQFLKLICRVPRPWVRDPNFTIVESARAEATGYSFPSGHTQNAIGLFGGMALWGGRRWVRLGLTALALIIAFSRMYLGVHTPADVGVSLVLAAALVLGLYPLMRRAQEKPRYMGYVLAAMLVVSGAFVVFVEACGFPADMDAENLASGIGNAWKMLGAVAGMTLAWLLDRRYIHFETQAVWWVQVLKVVVGMALLLAIKSGLKAPLLALLGHEGLAGGVRYFLLVLVAGAVWPLVFRPMSKWGKGKK; encoded by the coding sequence GTGGACATTTTATATGCGCTGGAAAAAATTCGAACGCCCTTTTGGAACGGCGTCATGAGTGCCGTGACCCAACTGGGCGGCGAGGTGATCTTCATTGTGGCGGCGGTGGTGGTGTTCTGGTGCGTCAGCAAATGGGAGGGGTACTATCTGATGACCATCGCTTTCTGCGGCACGGTGCTGAACCAGTTTCTGAAGCTGATCTGCCGGGTGCCGAGGCCGTGGGTGCGGGACCCCAACTTTACCATTGTGGAGAGCGCACGGGCGGAGGCCACGGGGTACTCCTTCCCCAGCGGCCATACCCAGAACGCCATAGGGCTCTTCGGCGGCATGGCCCTGTGGGGCGGCCGCCGGTGGGTGCGGCTGGGGCTGACGGCACTGGCGCTGATCATCGCCTTTTCCCGGATGTATCTGGGGGTACATACCCCGGCGGACGTGGGGGTGTCGTTGGTACTGGCGGCGGCGCTGGTGCTGGGACTGTATCCCCTGATGCGGCGGGCGCAGGAAAAGCCCCGATACATGGGCTATGTGCTGGCTGCCATGCTGGTGGTCAGCGGGGCCTTTGTGGTGTTCGTGGAGGCCTGCGGCTTTCCGGCGGATATGGATGCGGAGAATCTGGCCAGCGGCATCGGCAATGCATGGAAGATGCTGGGCGCTGTGGCGGGTATGACGTTGGCTTGGCTGCTGGATCGGCGGTATATTCACTTCGAGACGCAGGCCGTCTGGTGGGTGCAGGTACTCAAGGTGGTCGTGGGCATGGCGCTGCTGCTGGCCATCAAGAGCGGCCTGAAGGCTCCGCTGCTGGCGCTATTGGGCCATGAGGGGTTGGCCGGCGGCGTGCGGTACTTCCTGCTGGTGCTGGTGGCGGGAGCCGTCTGGCCGCTGGTATTCCGCCCTATGAGTAAGTGGGGAAAAGGGAAAAAGTGA
- the gdhA gene encoding NADP-specific glutamate dehydrogenase — protein sequence MNAYLASVLENVRTKHGNEPEFVQTVEEVFSSIEPVIEKHPEYEKVDLLGRMVEPERMFTFRVVWCDDNGQWHTNRGWRCQFNGAIGPYKGGLRFQKNVYEGIIKFLGFEQTFKNSLTGLPIGGAKGGSDFDPAGKSDAEVMRFCQSFMTALYRYIGPDVDVPAGDMGVGGREIGYLFGQYRRLKGAWENGVLTGKGLSYGGSLIRPEATGYGAVYYLQEVLKHEGDTIEGKRIALSGYGNVAWGIMKKAAELGAKVTYMSGPDGYVHDPDGINTEEKLNFILEMRAKDPMHCKPYADRFGCEFVAGAKHWGAKDVDVNMPSAMQNDVRMDSAEKIAASGVKYYIEVANMPTTNDALNFLRAQKHMIVAPSKAVNAGGVGVSALEMAQNSERLVWTAEEVDAQLHKMMKTIHQVSAEAAEEYGLGYDLVAGANIAGFKKVAEAMMAQGCF from the coding sequence ATGAACGCATATCTGGCCAGTGTTTTGGAAAACGTTCGGACAAAGCACGGCAACGAGCCGGAGTTCGTGCAGACCGTAGAGGAGGTTTTCTCCTCCATCGAGCCGGTCATCGAAAAGCACCCTGAGTATGAGAAGGTAGATCTGCTGGGCCGTATGGTGGAGCCCGAGCGTATGTTCACCTTCCGGGTGGTGTGGTGTGACGACAATGGCCAGTGGCATACCAACCGTGGCTGGCGCTGCCAGTTCAACGGGGCCATCGGCCCCTACAAGGGCGGCCTGCGGTTCCAGAAGAACGTCTACGAGGGCATCATCAAGTTCCTGGGCTTCGAGCAGACCTTCAAAAACAGCCTGACGGGCCTGCCCATCGGCGGCGCCAAGGGTGGCTCCGATTTCGATCCCGCCGGCAAGTCCGACGCCGAGGTCATGCGCTTCTGCCAGAGCTTCATGACGGCTCTGTACCGCTACATTGGGCCGGACGTGGACGTCCCCGCCGGCGACATGGGCGTGGGCGGCCGTGAGATCGGCTACCTGTTCGGTCAGTATCGCCGCCTGAAGGGCGCTTGGGAGAACGGCGTCCTCACCGGCAAGGGCCTCAGCTACGGCGGCTCCCTGATCCGTCCGGAGGCCACCGGCTACGGCGCTGTCTACTATCTGCAGGAGGTCCTCAAGCACGAGGGCGACACCATCGAAGGCAAGCGCATCGCCCTGTCCGGCTACGGCAACGTGGCATGGGGCATCATGAAGAAGGCCGCTGAGCTGGGCGCCAAGGTCACCTATATGTCCGGCCCCGACGGCTATGTCCACGACCCCGACGGCATTAACACCGAGGAGAAGCTGAACTTCATTCTGGAAATGCGTGCCAAGGATCCCATGCACTGCAAGCCCTATGCCGACCGCTTTGGCTGCGAGTTCGTGGCCGGTGCCAAGCATTGGGGGGCCAAGGATGTGGATGTGAATATGCCCTCCGCCATGCAGAACGACGTCCGCATGGATTCTGCCGAAAAGATCGCCGCCTCCGGCGTGAAGTACTACATCGAGGTAGCCAATATGCCCACCACCAATGACGCTTTGAACTTCCTGCGGGCCCAGAAGCATATGATCGTGGCCCCCTCCAAGGCCGTCAATGCCGGCGGCGTGGGCGTCTCCGCTCTGGAGATGGCACAGAACTCCGAGCGTCTGGTCTGGACCGCCGAGGAGGTGGATGCCCAGCTGCATAAGATGATGAAGACCATCCATCAGGTGTCTGCCGAGGCCGCTGAGGAATACGGTCTGGGCTACGATCTGGTGGCCGGTGCCAATATCGCAGGCTTCAAGAAGGTGGCGGAAGCCATGATGGCGCAGGGCTGCTTCTAA